A genome region from Chryseobacterium sp. G0186 includes the following:
- a CDS encoding OmpA family protein has product MKLSLAIVALALAIPTASYAQQDSTAVSNGEYPNTFSSGSANVSPFTNQSKRFNDWSISVGAGVPLMQSADLTSIKNGNGKNLFGYSAYVSIDKAITHAFGINLQYDRGETRQGWFNTKDAAPDATAVGARTQYDAISILGDVNFSNLLRRVDNHSPYRWALHGYAGIGTIAYRAYQKDSKGQSLMTEIKPFQLGSMFMQAGAGLKFKINRRIDLEGRLMYVVTGDDEFDGGGDKYSAINRREEQVSDNFFNATLGLSLKLGKHESHLMWHDPLQEIYYKLDVLANKNQDIEVCKKGDADNDGVCDDWDRQLDTPAGARVDGAGVALDTDLDGVIDLYDKCVTVPGPVENNGCPTTTTGPVVETETKLDGIEFDLNSDRILPSNTPILNNAVNYINSSNGSYNVIGATDTRGTDAYNQKLSQRRANNVKNYLIKNGVQTGKLNAIGKGEKDLKYPECEPATKCPEWKNRANRRVYFEAK; this is encoded by the coding sequence ATGAAATTAAGTTTAGCAATTGTTGCCCTAGCATTGGCTATTCCTACCGCCAGCTATGCTCAACAAGACTCAACGGCAGTTTCAAATGGAGAGTACCCCAATACATTTTCTTCAGGGTCTGCCAATGTTTCCCCATTTACCAATCAATCGAAAAGATTTAATGACTGGTCTATTTCAGTAGGAGCAGGAGTTCCATTAATGCAATCAGCAGATTTAACCTCCATTAAGAATGGTAATGGTAAAAATCTTTTTGGATATTCTGCCTATGTGAGTATTGATAAAGCCATCACTCATGCTTTTGGAATCAACTTACAATATGACAGAGGTGAAACCAGACAAGGATGGTTCAATACTAAAGATGCTGCCCCTGATGCTACAGCAGTAGGAGCAAGAACTCAGTATGATGCAATCTCTATCTTAGGAGATGTTAACTTCTCTAACCTTTTGAGAAGAGTTGACAACCACTCTCCTTACAGATGGGCTCTTCACGGATATGCCGGTATCGGTACAATCGCTTACAGAGCTTATCAAAAAGACAGTAAGGGACAAAGTTTGATGACCGAAATCAAGCCTTTCCAGTTAGGATCTATGTTCATGCAGGCTGGTGCCGGTTTGAAATTTAAAATTAACAGAAGAATCGACCTGGAAGGTAGATTAATGTATGTGGTAACTGGTGATGATGAATTTGATGGTGGTGGAGACAAATACAGTGCTATCAACAGACGTGAAGAGCAAGTTTCTGATAACTTCTTTAACGCAACGTTAGGTCTTTCCTTAAAATTAGGAAAACATGAATCTCACCTAATGTGGCATGACCCACTTCAGGAAATCTATTACAAACTTGATGTTTTGGCTAACAAAAACCAGGATATTGAAGTATGTAAAAAAGGTGATGCTGATAATGACGGGGTATGTGATGACTGGGACAGACAGCTTGACACTCCTGCAGGAGCAAGAGTAGATGGTGCCGGTGTTGCTCTTGATACAGACCTTGATGGTGTAATTGACCTTTACGACAAGTGTGTAACGGTTCCGGGACCTGTTGAAAACAACGGATGTCCTACAACCACTACAGGACCTGTAGTAGAAACAGAAACTAAATTGGATGGAATTGAGTTTGACTTAAATTCTGACAGAATTTTACCTTCAAATACACCAATTCTAAACAACGCTGTAAACTATATCAATTCTTCAAATGGTTCTTATAACGTAATTGGAGCTACCGATACAAGAGGAACTGATGCCTACAACCAAAAATTATCTCAAAGAAGAGCAAACAACGTTAAGAACTATCTGATCAAAAACGGTGTTCAGACTGGTAAACTAAACGCGATAGGTAAAGGTGAAAAAGACCTTAAATACCCTGAATGTGAGCCGGCAACTAAGTGCCCTGAATGGAAAAACAGAGCCAACAGAAGAGTATACTTTGAAGCTAAATAA